A window of Thermodesulforhabdaceae bacterium genomic DNA:
ATGGGGGTCGATCCTAAGACGTTAAAGCTAAAAGTGGGGGTTTTTGGAGCAGAACCGTGGTCTGAAAAAATGAGGGAAGAAATTGAGCAGAAACTCTACCTAACTGCTATTGATATATATGGTCTCAGCGAAATTATAGGACCGGGTGTTTCTGTTGAATGTATAGAAGCTAAGAAGGGCCTTCACATATTTGAAGATCATTTTATTCCCGAAATTATAGATCCCGAAACTGGTGAAAATCTCAAGCCAGGAGAGGTGGGTGAGCTGGTGATTACGACAATCACCAAAGAAGCTTTCCCTGTGATCAGATATAGAACCCGTGACATTACTTTCTTAAATCCTGAGCCTTGCATCTGCGGTAGAACTCATACGCGAATGGGAAGAGTGATGGGTAGATCTGACGATATGCTCATTATAAGAGGTGTAAATGTTTTTCCATCCCAGATCGAAAGTGTTTTAATGGAAATTGATGAGGTAGAACCTCATTACCAGCTGATTGTGGACAGAGAAGGAAGCCTGGATATTCTTACTGTGCTTGTTGAGGTGGGTGAACATGCTTTTTCTGATGAAGTCAGAAAACTTCAGGAATTAGAACGAAAAATAGAGAAAAACATTAAAGAATACCTTGGTATTTCAGCTAAGGTTAAGTTAGTTGAACCAAAAACCATTGCAAGAAGTGAAGGAAAGGCTCAAAGAGTGATAGACAAGCGTAAGATTTAATGGCGGGGGGTAAAGCCATGAAGGTTGAACAAATATCTATATTTCTCGAAAACAAAGCCGGAAGATTGGCTGAAGTTACAAAAGTGCTCGCAAGTGCCGGTATCAACATACGAGCTCTTTCTTTAGCCGATACTTCAGATTTTGGGATTTTAAGATTGATCGTTAATGATACTGAACTGGCTAAGAAAGTTCTTAAGGAGAATGGATTTACCGTAGGTAAAACCCAGGTTGTGGCTGTGGAAGTGGAAGATCGCCCCGGGGGACTTAATAAGATTCTAGA
This region includes:
- a CDS encoding ACT domain-containing protein; this encodes MKVEQISIFLENKAGRLAEVTKVLASAGINIRALSLADTSDFGILRLIVNDTELAKKVLKENGFTVGKTQVVAVEVEDRPGGLNKILDILRAANINVEYMYAFVQQSGNNAVIIFRFDNTDEAIKTLLENGVKVIEGERLYAM
- the paaK gene encoding phenylacetate--CoA ligase PaaK; translated protein: MIYNMEFETLPREALEAIQLRRLKQTVERVYATVPFYRKQFDKVGVKPDDIKSLDDLRRLPFTTKQDLRDNYPFGLFAVPMENVVRIHASSGTTGKPTVVGYTARDIQTWAELMARALSAAGATRGDIIHNAYGYGLFTGGLGVHYGAEKLGASVIPISGGNTKRQIMIMKDFGATVLTCTPSYALHLSEVAMEMGVDPKTLKLKVGVFGAEPWSEKMREEIEQKLYLTAIDIYGLSEIIGPGVSVECIEAKKGLHIFEDHFIPEIIDPETGENLKPGEVGELVITTITKEAFPVIRYRTRDITFLNPEPCICGRTHTRMGRVMGRSDDMLIIRGVNVFPSQIESVLMEIDEVEPHYQLIVDREGSLDILTVLVEVGEHAFSDEVRKLQELERKIEKNIKEYLGISAKVKLVEPKTIARSEGKAQRVIDKRKI